From one Haloferax marinisediminis genomic stretch:
- a CDS encoding sulfurtransferase TusA family protein produces MSKSFQPDVTVDSRGATCPGPLMDLIGKVKKLDAGTVIELKTTDSSSSHDVPEWVAKAGHETLDVVEHEDEGYWSVFIETTK; encoded by the coding sequence ATGAGCAAATCATTCCAACCCGACGTAACCGTCGACTCCCGCGGTGCAACGTGCCCAGGTCCCCTGATGGACCTCATCGGCAAAGTGAAGAAACTCGACGCTGGCACCGTCATCGAACTCAAGACGACCGACAGTTCGTCCAGCCACGACGTCCCCGAGTGGGTCGCCAAGGCCGGCCACGAAACCCTCGACGTCGTCGAGCACGAAGACGAGGGCTACTGGTCCGTCTTCATCGAGACCACGAAGTAA
- a CDS encoding NAD(P)/FAD-dependent oxidoreductase — MTERIVIVGGGTGGTVLTNRLTDELATEIEAGDVEVTLVNDTPEQTYKPAFLYVAFGKKTMHEARRPLADLVDLRHATLVVDRVTGIDTENKHLTLAKDDGGLDYDHLVLAMGANLAPDEVPGLKEGGHHFYGPNGAEKLRDALAGFTEGHIVLSVIGVPHMCPAAPVEFVLMADAWFRERGLRDQVEITYTYPIMRAHGIKSIAEWATELFEERDINLETFFNAEEVDPDAKVITTMEGTELDYDLLVAIPPHTGSDLVTDAGLGDDGWVEVDKNTLEAKNADDVYAIGDVAELPTSKAGSVAHYAAGTVADRLASRVRGLVPTETFDGKTICFIESGMDEATFVEFSYGDEPVVREPSQLLHWSKLAYNESYWLTARGLI; from the coding sequence ATGACAGAACGAATCGTAATCGTCGGTGGCGGCACGGGTGGGACCGTACTCACCAACCGGCTCACCGACGAACTCGCCACCGAAATCGAAGCTGGCGACGTCGAAGTGACGTTGGTCAACGACACGCCAGAACAGACGTACAAACCGGCGTTCCTCTACGTCGCCTTCGGAAAGAAGACGATGCACGAGGCACGCCGCCCGCTCGCCGACCTCGTCGACCTCCGGCACGCGACCCTCGTCGTCGACCGCGTCACCGGAATCGACACCGAAAACAAACACCTGACGCTGGCGAAGGACGACGGTGGACTCGACTACGACCACCTCGTGCTCGCGATGGGTGCCAACCTCGCGCCGGACGAAGTGCCCGGCCTCAAAGAGGGCGGACACCACTTCTACGGACCGAACGGGGCCGAGAAACTCCGTGACGCTCTCGCAGGGTTCACCGAGGGACACATCGTCCTCTCTGTCATCGGCGTCCCACACATGTGTCCGGCAGCACCCGTCGAGTTCGTGCTGATGGCCGACGCGTGGTTCCGCGAGCGCGGCCTCCGCGACCAGGTCGAGATAACCTACACGTACCCCATCATGCGGGCACACGGCATCAAGTCGATTGCCGAGTGGGCGACCGAACTCTTCGAAGAACGCGACATCAACTTGGAGACGTTCTTCAACGCCGAAGAAGTCGACCCCGACGCGAAGGTCATCACGACGATGGAAGGCACCGAACTCGACTACGACCTCCTCGTCGCCATCCCGCCACACACGGGGAGTGACCTCGTGACCGACGCTGGCCTCGGCGACGATGGCTGGGTCGAAGTCGACAAGAACACGCTCGAAGCGAAGAACGCCGACGACGTGTACGCAATCGGCGACGTGGCCGAACTGCCAACCTCGAAAGCGGGCAGTGTCGCACACTACGCGGCAGGGACGGTCGCCGACCGCCTCGCGAGTCGCGTCCGTGGCCTCGTCCCAACGGAGACCTTCGACGGCAAGACCATCTGCTTCATCGAGAGCGGGATGGACGAAGCGACCTTCGTCGAGTTCTCCTACGGCGACGAACCGGTGGTCCGCGAACCATCGCAACTGCTCCACTGGAGCAAACTCGCGTACAACGAGTCCTACTGGCTCACCGCCAGAGGGCTCATCTGA
- a CDS encoding DUF1641 domain-containing protein produces MSDSTTETTEKEREETTATDEETATESETTATDEETAAESETTTEAREALEAAIAEHPDEVVAFVERLGLLNELFDTTQLATSALDDEMVVRLSGTSSLLLESADGLATRETASLAASVGENAEDLEGALKTLVRLEQTGTLDELAQVADAATLLTSAMDDEMVMKLAKTGSSLGEVVDTASDPDTVRALQTLMRGMGEAGSEPPKRTGTIGMVRQLRDPEVQRGMNFLLALARGIGSDLDRLDEPRD; encoded by the coding sequence ATGAGTGATTCAACCACCGAGACGACAGAGAAAGAGCGCGAAGAGACGACCGCGACAGACGAAGAGACAGCGACCGAATCGGAGACGACCGCGACAGACGAAGAGACAGCCGCCGAATCGGAGACGACCACCGAAGCACGCGAGGCTCTCGAAGCAGCCATCGCCGAGCATCCCGACGAAGTCGTCGCGTTCGTCGAGCGACTCGGGCTCCTGAACGAACTCTTCGACACGACCCAACTGGCAACGTCCGCGCTGGACGACGAGATGGTCGTCCGTCTGTCCGGGACTTCCTCGCTCCTCTTGGAGTCGGCAGACGGTCTCGCCACCCGTGAGACTGCCTCACTGGCGGCTTCGGTCGGCGAGAACGCCGAGGACCTCGAAGGAGCCCTCAAGACGCTCGTCCGACTTGAGCAGACGGGAACCCTCGACGAACTCGCGCAGGTCGCAGACGCCGCAACGCTCCTCACGTCCGCGATGGACGACGAGATGGTGATGAAACTCGCCAAGACCGGCAGTTCGCTGGGTGAGGTAGTCGACACCGCCAGCGACCCCGATACCGTCCGTGCCCTCCAGACGCTGATGCGAGGCATGGGTGAGGCGGGTAGCGAACCGCCGAAGCGGACTGGAACCATCGGTATGGTCCGTCAACTCCGTGACCCGGAGGTCCAACGTGGGATGAACTTCCTCTTGGCCCTCGCCCGCGGCATCGGCAGCGATCTCGACAGACTCGACGAACCGCGTGACTAG
- a CDS encoding metal-dependent transcriptional regulator, translated as MNTADQYVKAIYLLQEMKNGPAATGALADMMDVSPASANEMIGKLESRGLAEHEKYKGVTLTDEGIIRARDALQTYCIIERFLSNVLDVEEFRAEARELEPVIDGMIADRLDTIIDRNSECPDCFDPETDACRYLDVCGAETETETEAAD; from the coding sequence ATGAACACGGCAGACCAATACGTCAAAGCGATTTACCTGCTGCAGGAGATGAAGAACGGTCCGGCGGCCACCGGGGCGCTCGCCGACATGATGGACGTGAGTCCGGCGAGTGCGAACGAGATGATTGGGAAACTCGAATCCCGCGGCCTCGCCGAACACGAGAAGTACAAAGGCGTCACGCTGACTGACGAGGGGATTATCCGCGCTCGTGATGCGCTCCAGACGTACTGCATCATCGAGCGATTCCTCTCGAACGTCCTCGACGTCGAAGAGTTCCGCGCCGAGGCACGCGAACTCGAACCCGTCATCGATGGTATGATCGCCGACCGACTCGACACGATTATCGACCGGAACTCGGAGTGTCCCGACTGTTTCGACCCTGAGACCGATGCGTGCCGGTATCTCGACGTGTGTGGTGCAGAGACGGAAACAGAGACAGAAGCCGCAGACTGA
- a CDS encoding ferritin-like domain-containing protein, whose amino-acid sequence MSVGYQVTSDHQLARLLQIGIVLEEVVEARAYHHHEELDADELDEEIRALLSHAAEESAEHRGRLEGIIDRLDVESVPFEEIEALVEAQYGQTKPEDFDGVLYDQLCNEETAYKFYDDVLKAIEASDAQFTIDREELVATLTEIREEEAQGVEKVTQIMEERE is encoded by the coding sequence GTGAGCGTGGGCTATCAGGTCACCTCGGACCACCAACTCGCCCGGTTGCTCCAAATCGGTATCGTGCTCGAAGAAGTAGTGGAGGCACGCGCGTATCACCACCACGAAGAACTCGACGCAGACGAACTCGACGAAGAGATTCGAGCCTTGCTCTCGCACGCCGCCGAAGAGTCGGCCGAACACCGGGGCAGACTGGAAGGAATCATCGACCGATTAGATGTCGAGAGTGTGCCGTTCGAAGAGATAGAAGCACTCGTCGAAGCGCAGTACGGCCAGACCAAGCCCGAAGACTTCGACGGCGTCCTCTACGACCAGCTCTGTAACGAAGAGACGGCGTACAAGTTCTACGACGACGTTCTCAAGGCCATCGAGGCGAGTGACGCACAGTTCACCATCGACCGCGAGGAACTGGTCGCCACACTCACCGAAATTCGAGAGGAGGAAGCGCAGGGCGTGGAAAAAGTGACGCAGATCATGGAAGAGCGCGAGTGA
- a CDS encoding succinylglutamate desuccinylase/aspartoacylase family protein, with protein MSNTNNGEAFRYDAEVRPGEKRHIMYEVGESFLGDPIEIPVTIINGTRSGPKVFVSAAMHGDEVNGVKVVQEVADRYDPQELAGTIVCLHVLNVPGYRAHMRYLPIYDRDLNRSFPGSENGNEGRRIAKVIYDRFISKCDIGVDFHTSTRNKVTIFHTRADMSDPAVAEVANAFLSSVVLDGAGADGMMRRVASENGIPTITVEMGEAHRYQPVLVDVALERLHNLFAYFGIIDDEFESEPVYQRIVGSKEKKWIRSTAGGWIDMDWGPYPIVEEGKSVCTISDHFKREQHVVEAPFTGLVVGMAASPITVPGQIIAHVVSIDEEDRKVIEEIVDEHGYSTIGTYHWMGRRTTPKEEVELARKEMSAAEEAGADD; from the coding sequence ATGTCCAACACCAACAACGGAGAGGCATTCCGATACGACGCCGAGGTCCGACCCGGTGAGAAACGACACATCATGTACGAGGTCGGAGAGTCCTTCCTCGGAGACCCGATAGAAATTCCGGTAACTATCATCAACGGTACCCGCTCGGGTCCAAAGGTGTTCGTCAGTGCGGCGATGCACGGTGACGAAGTAAACGGTGTGAAGGTCGTCCAAGAAGTTGCAGACCGATACGACCCACAGGAACTCGCTGGAACCATCGTCTGTCTGCACGTCCTCAACGTGCCCGGCTACCGCGCACACATGCGGTATCTCCCCATCTACGACCGCGACCTGAACCGGTCGTTCCCCGGGTCGGAGAACGGAAACGAGGGAAGGCGGATTGCCAAGGTCATCTACGACCGCTTCATCTCTAAGTGCGACATCGGTGTGGACTTCCACACGTCGACGCGGAACAAAGTGACCATCTTCCACACCCGCGCGGACATGAGCGACCCCGCAGTGGCCGAGGTGGCGAACGCCTTCCTCTCGAGTGTCGTTCTGGACGGTGCGGGTGCTGACGGGATGATGCGCCGCGTCGCGTCCGAAAACGGGATTCCCACCATCACGGTCGAGATGGGCGAGGCCCACCGCTACCAACCAGTGTTGGTCGACGTCGCGCTCGAACGGTTGCACAACCTCTTTGCCTACTTCGGCATCATAGACGACGAGTTCGAGTCCGAACCAGTCTACCAACGAATCGTCGGGTCGAAAGAGAAGAAGTGGATTCGGTCGACCGCCGGCGGGTGGATAGATATGGACTGGGGTCCGTACCCAATCGTCGAAGAGGGGAAATCCGTCTGTACCATCTCGGACCACTTCAAACGCGAACAGCACGTCGTCGAAGCGCCCTTTACAGGGCTCGTCGTCGGGATGGCTGCAAGCCCGATAACTGTCCCGGGGCAAATAATCGCCCACGTCGTCTCCATCGACGAGGAAGACCGAAAGGTAATCGAGGAAATCGTCGACGAGCACGGCTACTCCACCATCGGAACCTACCACTGGATGGGCCGCCGCACGACTCCGAAAGAGGAAGTCGAACTGGCCCGGAAAGAGATGTCTGCAGCCGAAGAGGCTGGTGCCGACGACTGA
- the sufD gene encoding Fe-S cluster assembly protein SufD gives MSAQLPANLSAETVREISDARDEPEWLLEARLEALEALDTLELPDVIQTPGRRWTNLEALDFESLVDPLNQADETTREAPDDVVVLPFTEALGEYGDLIEERFGSVVDLETNYLTALSAALFTTGTFIYVPEGVDAEDVKIRAEMNSRSLFSHTLVVTEKSSSVTILEGIESGDAEVDGERYFSNLVEIDAGENSYVQYGSLQNLDEDTYTYSLKRGDAGTYSTINWIEGNLGSRLTRSDVETELNGDASETKIVGAFFGHNDQHLDVNARVWHKAENTTADLVTRGVLDDQARSVYEGVQDVGRDAWSTNSYQRENTLMLSDESEADASPKLIINNHDTEASHAATVGQVDKEDLFYMASRSIPEQTARNMLVKGFFVPVLEEIEVDEFRDDLEELIAARLQ, from the coding sequence ATGAGTGCGCAACTTCCCGCAAACCTGTCTGCAGAGACAGTACGAGAGATTTCGGACGCACGGGACGAGCCCGAGTGGCTGCTCGAGGCCCGACTCGAGGCCCTCGAAGCACTCGACACGCTCGAACTCCCCGACGTCATCCAGACGCCGGGCCGCCGATGGACGAACCTCGAAGCCCTCGACTTCGAGTCGCTCGTCGACCCCCTGAACCAGGCCGACGAGACGACCCGCGAGGCACCAGACGACGTCGTCGTCCTCCCCTTCACGGAGGCGCTCGGCGAGTACGGTGACCTCATCGAGGAGCGCTTCGGCTCCGTCGTCGACCTCGAGACGAACTACCTCACGGCACTGTCGGCCGCGCTGTTCACCACGGGCACGTTCATCTACGTCCCCGAAGGCGTCGACGCCGAAGACGTGAAGATTCGCGCCGAGATGAACTCTCGGTCGCTGTTCAGTCACACGCTCGTCGTGACCGAGAAGTCCTCGTCCGTCACCATCCTCGAAGGCATCGAGTCCGGTGACGCCGAGGTCGACGGAGAGCGATACTTCTCGAACCTCGTCGAAATCGACGCGGGCGAGAACTCGTACGTCCAGTACGGGTCGCTCCAGAACCTCGACGAAGACACCTACACGTACTCGCTCAAGCGAGGCGACGCCGGCACCTACTCGACCATCAACTGGATCGAGGGGAACCTCGGCTCTCGCCTCACCCGCAGCGACGTCGAGACCGAACTCAACGGCGACGCTTCGGAGACGAAGATCGTCGGCGCGTTCTTCGGTCACAACGACCAGCACCTCGACGTCAACGCTCGTGTCTGGCACAAAGCCGAGAACACGACCGCAGACCTCGTGACCCGTGGCGTCCTCGACGACCAGGCACGCTCGGTCTACGAGGGTGTCCAGGACGTCGGCCGCGACGCGTGGAGTACGAACTCCTACCAGCGTGAGAACACGCTGATGCTCTCGGACGAGTCCGAGGCAGACGCGTCGCCGAAGCTCATCATCAACAACCACGACACTGAAGCGTCGCACGCTGCGACGGTCGGCCAGGTAGACAAAGAAGACCTCTTCTACATGGCCTCTCGGTCCATCCCCGAGCAGACGGCGCGCAACATGCTCGTGAAGGGCTTCTTCGTGCCCGTCCTCGAAGAGATCGAAGTCGACGAGTTCCGCGACGACCTCGAAGAACTCATCGCCGCGCGTCTGCAGTAG
- the sufB gene encoding Fe-S cluster assembly protein SufB — protein MSSDQDHLKETDTEARFEFKKEQKAAFAAEKGLTEETIRVISEDKDEPEWMLERRLRALKQYQKMPMPTDWPGQPDLSEVDVDEIVPYIRPDVEVRGGVDDWRDLPDDIKDTFDKLGIPEAEKNALSGVGAQYESEVVYQNMQERWEEKGVVFMNMDQAVQEHEDIVKEYFMTKCVPPSDNKFAALHGAIWSGGSFVYVPEDTTVDMPVQAYFRMNSEGMGQFEHTLIVAEKGSEVHYIEGCSAPKYSAFNLHSGGVEVFVGEDAHVQYSTVQNWSKNTYNLNTKRAIVEKNGRMEWISGSMGSKATMLYPASILKGRGASDNHITIAFAGEGQNIDTGAKVYHNAPETKSTIESKSISKDGGRTNYRGLVHIANGAKNSSTAVECDALMFDNESTSDTMPYMEINESTVDVAHEATVGKIGDEDIFYLQSRGLDDDDAKQMIVSGFIEPITEELPIEYAVELNRLVELEMEGSLG, from the coding sequence ATGAGTTCCGACCAAGACCACCTAAAAGAGACAGACACGGAAGCTCGCTTCGAGTTCAAGAAGGAGCAGAAGGCCGCGTTCGCGGCAGAGAAGGGTCTCACCGAAGAGACCATCCGCGTCATCTCGGAAGACAAAGACGAACCCGAATGGATGCTGGAGCGCCGCCTCCGCGCGCTCAAGCAGTACCAGAAGATGCCGATGCCGACCGACTGGCCCGGCCAGCCTGACCTCTCCGAGGTCGACGTGGACGAAATCGTCCCGTACATCCGCCCCGACGTGGAAGTGCGCGGCGGTGTCGACGACTGGCGTGACCTGCCGGACGACATCAAGGACACGTTCGACAAACTGGGTATCCCGGAAGCCGAGAAGAACGCCCTCTCCGGCGTCGGTGCCCAGTACGAGTCCGAAGTCGTCTACCAGAACATGCAGGAACGCTGGGAGGAGAAGGGCGTCGTCTTCATGAACATGGACCAGGCGGTCCAAGAGCACGAAGACATCGTCAAGGAGTACTTCATGACGAAGTGCGTCCCACCGAGCGACAACAAGTTCGCCGCACTCCACGGGGCCATCTGGTCCGGCGGGTCGTTCGTCTACGTCCCCGAGGACACGACAGTCGACATGCCAGTGCAGGCGTACTTCCGCATGAACTCCGAGGGGATGGGCCAGTTCGAACACACGCTCATCGTCGCGGAGAAAGGCTCCGAAGTCCACTACATCGAGGGCTGTTCCGCACCGAAATACTCCGCGTTCAACCTTCACTCCGGCGGCGTCGAAGTGTTCGTCGGCGAGGACGCTCACGTGCAGTACTCGACCGTGCAGAACTGGTCGAAGAACACGTACAACCTCAACACGAAGCGCGCAATCGTCGAGAAGAACGGCCGCATGGAGTGGATTTCCGGCTCCATGGGTTCGAAGGCGACGATGCTCTACCCAGCTTCGATTCTCAAGGGCCGTGGCGCATCCGACAACCACATCACTATCGCCTTCGCGGGCGAAGGCCAGAACATCGACACTGGCGCGAAGGTCTACCACAACGCACCCGAGACGAAGTCGACCATCGAGTCGAAGTCCATCTCCAAAGACGGCGGCCGCACCAACTACCGCGGCCTCGTCCACATCGCAAACGGCGCGAAGAACTCCTCGACCGCCGTCGAGTGTGACGCGCTGATGTTCGACAACGAGTCCACCTCGGACACGATGCCGTACATGGAGATCAACGAGTCCACCGTCGACGTTGCTCACGAGGCAACCGTCGGGAAGATTGGCGACGAGGACATCTTCTACCTCCAGTCGCGCGGACTCGACGACGACGACGCAAAGCAGATGATCGTCTCCGGGTTCATCGAACCCATCACGGAGGAACTGCCCATCGAGTACGCAGTCGAACTCAACCGACTCGTCGAACTCGAGATGGAGGGTAGCCTCGGATAA
- a CDS encoding ABC transporter ATP-binding protein → MATLEITNLHARVAEEDGEQILRGVDLEVKSGEIHALMGPNGSGKSTTSKIIAGHPAYEVTDGEILLHLEEGDFGDVEIPEDARTWNLLELEPNERAALGIFLGFQYPAEIEGVTMTNFLRTALNAKIDERDELLFGEDEDAEEEEAGYDTSPMEGNVDDGEVGVAEFQKLLKEKMDLLDMDEKFMQRYLNAGFSGGEKKQNEVLQAAILEPSIAVLDEIDSGLDIDRLQDVSKGINALRDEQGTGILQITHYQRILEYVEPDYVHIMLDGKVVKSGDASLASELEDKGYDWVREEVYEAA, encoded by the coding sequence ATGGCAACTCTCGAGATTACGAACCTCCACGCACGTGTCGCGGAGGAAGACGGTGAGCAGATTCTGCGAGGTGTCGACCTGGAAGTCAAATCCGGCGAGATCCACGCACTGATGGGCCCGAACGGGTCCGGCAAGTCTACGACTTCTAAAATCATTGCCGGCCACCCCGCCTACGAAGTAACCGACGGCGAGATTCTCCTCCACCTGGAGGAAGGCGACTTCGGCGACGTCGAGATTCCGGAAGACGCCCGCACGTGGAACCTTCTGGAACTGGAACCGAACGAGCGCGCCGCGCTCGGTATCTTCCTCGGCTTCCAGTACCCCGCGGAGATTGAGGGCGTCACGATGACGAACTTCCTCCGAACCGCGCTCAACGCGAAGATCGACGAGCGCGACGAACTCCTCTTCGGCGAAGACGAAGACGCAGAAGAAGAGGAAGCCGGCTACGACACCTCCCCGATGGAGGGCAACGTCGACGACGGCGAAGTCGGTGTCGCCGAGTTCCAGAAACTCCTCAAAGAGAAGATGGACCTCCTCGACATGGACGAGAAGTTCATGCAGCGCTACCTCAACGCCGGGTTCTCCGGCGGTGAGAAGAAACAGAACGAGGTGCTCCAGGCCGCCATCCTCGAACCGTCCATCGCAGTGCTCGACGAGATCGACTCCGGTCTCGACATCGACCGCCTGCAGGACGTGTCGAAAGGCATCAACGCGCTCCGCGACGAGCAGGGCACGGGCATCCTTCAGATTACTCACTACCAGCGTATCCTCGAATACGTCGAACCCGACTACGTCCACATCATGCTGGACGGCAAGGTCGTCAAGAGCGGCGACGCGTCCCTCGCGTCCGAACTCGAAGACAAAGGCTACGACTGGGTCCGTGAGGAAGTCTACGAGGCCGCGTAA
- a CDS encoding DNA-directed DNA polymerase, which yields MTQTGLSDFGGHDADGGGDERPDSEAAIVAGNAAQHVSDVIDTDEVRFPDPDGTVELAVTQVDYTIEGTGRDEYPVLHVFGRTADDEPAHVRVLGFEPYFYAPTESLDDEVLDKDVITRTEDGYESIRGEELTRIHTRTPRDVGQIRDEFDHYEADILFPNRLLIDKDIKDGIRVPNRRLDDGTIQVPHQEVEPASVDANLRVNTFDIEVNDRNGFPEDGEEPIICLTSHDSYRDEYIVWHAVAPDGEGKRPNSLPNYEFLRDGSAVEVRTFEEEAAMLDAFLAYIEETNPDVLTGWNFEDFDAPYFLDRLDELNPSTDYDLDADRMSRLGEVWRSGWGGPDIKGRVVFDLLYAYKRTQFTELESYRLDAVGELELDVGKERYSGDIGDLWEQDPERLLEYNLRDVELCVEIDRKQDIVAFWDEVRTFVGCKLEDAPTPGDTVDIYVLHKVHGEFALPSKGQQESEDYEGGAVFDPITGVKENVTVLDLKSLYPMCMVTINASPETKVDPDEYDGEMFHAPNGTHFRQEPDGMIREMVDELLAEREEKKSLRNEHEPGSSEYEQFDRQQAAVKVIMNSLYGVLGWDRFRLYDKEMGAAVTATGREVIEFTEQAANEFGYDVAYGDTDSVMLELGPDVSKEEAIEQSFAIEEHINAAYDDFAKEALGADEHRFQIEFEKLYRRFFQAGKKKRYAGHIVWKEGKDVDDIDITGFEYKRSDIAQVTKEVQKNVIDMIVHGEDTEVIKDYLHDIITDFQSGDLPLEEIGIPGGIGKRLSAYDTPTAHVRGAQYANRFLGTNFGRGSKPKRVYLQKVHPSWFRAMEDDGFDPQMDDLYRAFKRDPDVICFEYADQVPDEFEVDWDTMLDKTLEGPISRIIEALGMSWDEVKSGQEQTGLGSFV from the coding sequence ATGACGCAGACGGGTTTGAGCGACTTCGGGGGACACGACGCCGACGGCGGAGGCGACGAGCGGCCAGACAGTGAGGCCGCCATCGTCGCCGGGAATGCCGCCCAGCACGTCTCCGACGTCATCGACACGGACGAGGTGCGCTTTCCCGACCCAGACGGGACGGTCGAACTGGCCGTCACACAGGTCGACTACACCATCGAGGGGACCGGCCGCGACGAGTATCCCGTTCTCCACGTCTTCGGTCGGACGGCGGACGACGAACCAGCGCACGTTCGCGTCCTCGGGTTCGAACCGTACTTCTACGCGCCGACAGAGAGTCTCGACGACGAGGTACTGGACAAGGACGTCATCACACGCACCGAAGATGGGTACGAGAGTATTCGCGGTGAGGAACTGACGAGAATCCACACGCGAACTCCCCGCGACGTCGGGCAAATCCGCGACGAGTTCGACCACTACGAAGCGGACATCCTCTTTCCGAATCGCCTCCTCATCGACAAGGACATCAAAGACGGCATCCGGGTCCCGAACCGCCGTCTCGACGACGGAACCATTCAGGTTCCCCACCAGGAAGTCGAACCCGCGTCGGTCGACGCGAACCTGCGGGTGAACACCTTCGACATCGAAGTCAACGACAGAAACGGCTTCCCCGAAGACGGTGAAGAACCAATCATCTGTCTCACGTCGCACGACTCCTACCGCGACGAGTACATCGTCTGGCACGCCGTCGCCCCCGACGGCGAGGGCAAACGCCCCAACTCGCTTCCGAACTACGAGTTCCTCCGCGATGGGTCGGCAGTCGAGGTCCGAACGTTCGAGGAGGAAGCGGCGATGCTCGACGCGTTCCTCGCCTACATCGAAGAGACGAACCCCGACGTCCTCACCGGGTGGAACTTCGAGGACTTCGACGCGCCGTACTTCCTCGACCGACTCGACGAACTGAACCCGTCGACCGACTACGACCTCGACGCGGACCGAATGTCGCGTCTCGGCGAAGTGTGGCGGAGCGGATGGGGCGGCCCGGACATCAAAGGCCGCGTCGTCTTCGACCTGCTGTACGCCTACAAACGGACGCAGTTCACGGAACTCGAATCCTATCGATTGGACGCAGTCGGCGAACTCGAACTCGACGTCGGCAAAGAACGCTACTCGGGCGACATCGGTGACCTCTGGGAGCAAGACCCCGAGCGGTTGCTGGAGTACAACCTTCGTGACGTGGAGTTGTGTGTCGAAATCGACCGCAAACAGGACATCGTCGCCTTCTGGGACGAGGTGCGGACGTTCGTCGGGTGCAAACTCGAAGACGCGCCGACACCGGGCGACACCGTCGACATCTACGTCCTCCACAAAGTCCACGGCGAGTTCGCACTGCCGTCGAAGGGCCAACAGGAGTCAGAAGACTACGAAGGCGGTGCTGTCTTCGACCCAATCACGGGTGTCAAAGAGAACGTCACGGTCCTCGACTTGAAGTCGCTGTACCCGATGTGTATGGTGACCATCAACGCGTCGCCGGAGACGAAAGTCGACCCCGACGAGTACGACGGCGAAATGTTCCACGCTCCCAACGGGACGCACTTCCGGCAGGAGCCGGACGGCATGATTCGGGAGATGGTCGACGAGCTGCTCGCCGAGCGTGAAGAGAAGAAGTCGCTCCGAAACGAGCACGAACCCGGTTCGTCCGAATACGAGCAGTTCGACCGCCAGCAGGCCGCAGTGAAGGTCATCATGAACTCGCTGTACGGTGTCCTGGGATGGGACCGGTTCCGTCTGTACGACAAAGAGATGGGTGCTGCAGTGACGGCCACCGGGCGCGAAGTCATCGAGTTCACGGAGCAGGCAGCGAACGAGTTCGGCTACGACGTCGCCTACGGAGACACCGACTCGGTCATGCTCGAACTCGGCCCCGACGTGTCGAAAGAGGAAGCCATCGAGCAGTCGTTCGCAATCGAGGAACACATCAACGCCGCCTACGACGACTTCGCGAAAGAGGCGCTCGGTGCCGACGAACACCGGTTCCAAATCGAGTTCGAGAAACTCTACCGGCGGTTCTTCCAGGCGGGCAAGAAGAAACGCTACGCCGGTCACATCGTCTGGAAAGAGGGCAAAGACGTCGACGACATCGACATCACCGGATTCGAGTACAAGCGCTCTGACATCGCGCAGGTGACCAAAGAGGTCCAGAAGAACGTCATCGACATGATCGTCCACGGTGAGGACACCGAGGTCATCAAAGACTACCTCCACGACATCATCACCGACTTCCAGTCCGGTGACTTGCCGCTCGAAGAAATCGGCATCCCCGGTGGCATCGGGAAGCGTCTGTCGGCGTACGACACGCCGACTGCCCACGTTCGCGGCGCACAGTACGCGAACAGGTTCCTCGGGACTAACTTCGGTCGCGGGTCGAAACCGAAGCGCGTCTACCTCCAGAAGGTCCACCCCTCGTGGTTCCGAGCGATGGAAGACGATGGCTTCGACCCGCAGATGGACGACCTCTACCGCGCGTTCAAGCGCGACCCCGACGTCATCTGTTTCGAGTACGCCGACCAGGTTCCAGACGAGTTCGAAGTCGATTGGGACACGATGCTCGACAAGACGCTCGAAGGCCCAATTTCGCGTATCATCGAGGCGCTCGGGATGTCGTGGGACGAAGTCAAAAGCGGCCAAGAACAGACCGGACTCGGGAGTTTCGTCTAA
- a CDS encoding DUF7331 family protein, which translates to MTDHAAPERWDGTIDGNGPTGPTGAETIESYDIDGGVVFYDAMNPLAWVEATQSMRLDDCA; encoded by the coding sequence ATGACCGACCACGCAGCACCTGAACGGTGGGACGGCACGATCGACGGCAACGGACCGACTGGTCCGACGGGCGCCGAGACGATCGAATCCTACGATATCGACGGTGGCGTGGTGTTCTATGACGCGATGAACCCACTTGCATGGGTCGAGGCGACACAATCGATGCGCCTCGACGACTGCGCCTAA